A window of Prolixibacter sp. SD074 contains these coding sequences:
- a CDS encoding transketolase, with protein sequence MKNNLTNKAADNIRILSAAMVDKAKSGHPGGAMGGADFANVLYSEFLKYNPDDMEWPFRDRFFLDPGHLSPMLYSVLALSGKFSMEDLKNFRQWGSVTPGHPELDPERGVENTSGPLGQGHTMAVGAAIAERFLVARFGEWMAHKIYTFISDGGVQEEISQGAGRLAGFLGLSNLVMFYDSNDIQLSSETNEVTHEDTAKKYEAWGWKVMTIKGNDPDAIRDALKAANEEKEKPTLIIGKTIMGKGAVTEAGESFERKVSTHGQPLSAAGASLDKTIENLGGDPKEPFQIFPEVEELYKKRQEELRGWIKEFEAEKEKWEKANPELAKKLEKFLSGNVPEFDFAALEQKANTATRAASGAVLAAFADKIENMIVASADLSNSDKTDGFLKKTHPFTKNDFTGAFLQAGVSELTMACVMNGLALHGGVIPVCGTFFVFSDYMKPAVRLAALMELPVKYVWTHDAFRVGEDGPTHQPVEQEAQIRLLEQLKNHHGENSMLVLRPADGPETTASWKMALENTDTPTALILSRQNIKDLPAKSERYTEALQAEKGAYIIENDANPDVILLASGSEVATLVNGAALLRERDNLKIRVVSVPSEGLFRNQDKTYQEEVIPADIPKFGMTAGLPVTLKRLVGDDGAVWGLNSFGFSAPYTVLDEELGFNGENVYKQVKAFLGK encoded by the coding sequence TTTTTCCTCGATCCTGGACACTTGTCCCCCATGCTCTATTCCGTGCTGGCCCTTTCGGGAAAATTCTCGATGGAGGATCTGAAAAATTTCCGTCAGTGGGGTTCAGTAACTCCCGGTCACCCGGAGCTGGATCCCGAACGCGGTGTTGAAAATACTTCAGGTCCGTTGGGACAGGGACATACCATGGCTGTTGGAGCTGCCATTGCCGAGCGTTTCCTCGTCGCACGTTTTGGCGAATGGATGGCACACAAAATCTATACATTCATTTCTGATGGTGGTGTTCAGGAAGAGATTTCTCAGGGAGCAGGTCGTCTGGCCGGTTTCCTCGGATTGAGCAATCTGGTTATGTTCTATGACTCCAATGACATCCAGCTCTCATCCGAGACCAATGAAGTCACTCACGAAGACACTGCAAAAAAATACGAAGCCTGGGGATGGAAAGTAATGACCATCAAAGGAAACGATCCGGATGCAATCCGCGACGCGCTAAAAGCTGCCAACGAAGAAAAGGAAAAACCTACGCTCATCATTGGTAAAACCATTATGGGCAAAGGTGCCGTTACCGAAGCAGGAGAAAGCTTCGAGCGGAAAGTTTCGACCCACGGGCAACCACTTTCCGCAGCAGGCGCTTCACTTGACAAAACCATTGAAAACCTGGGCGGCGATCCGAAAGAGCCTTTCCAAATCTTCCCGGAAGTGGAAGAGCTTTATAAAAAGCGTCAGGAAGAGTTACGCGGATGGATAAAGGAATTTGAAGCCGAAAAAGAAAAATGGGAAAAAGCCAATCCGGAATTGGCTAAAAAACTGGAAAAGTTCCTTTCCGGTAATGTTCCGGAATTTGATTTTGCCGCGCTGGAACAAAAAGCCAATACAGCAACCCGCGCTGCATCGGGTGCTGTTTTAGCCGCTTTCGCTGATAAAATTGAAAACATGATTGTGGCTTCCGCCGACCTGTCAAACTCCGACAAAACAGATGGTTTCCTGAAAAAAACACATCCGTTTACCAAGAACGATTTCACAGGAGCTTTCCTACAGGCAGGTGTATCAGAGCTCACCATGGCTTGTGTAATGAACGGCCTGGCGCTGCACGGCGGTGTAATCCCGGTGTGCGGGACCTTCTTCGTATTCTCTGATTACATGAAACCCGCCGTTCGTTTGGCAGCGCTGATGGAACTCCCGGTAAAATATGTATGGACACACGATGCTTTCCGTGTGGGAGAAGATGGTCCTACGCACCAGCCGGTGGAACAGGAAGCACAGATTCGTCTGCTCGAGCAATTGAAAAATCACCACGGCGAAAATTCCATGCTGGTTCTGCGCCCGGCTGATGGACCGGAAACGACCGCTTCATGGAAAATGGCGCTGGAAAATACTGATACGCCGACCGCATTGATTTTGTCTCGTCAGAATATCAAAGATTTGCCAGCCAAAAGCGAGCGTTACACCGAAGCGCTACAGGCAGAAAAAGGAGCTTACATTATTGAAAACGATGCTAATCCGGATGTTATTCTGCTGGCTTCCGGTTCAGAGGTAGCTACGCTCGTGAATGGCGCTGCCCTGCTCCGCGAACGCGACAACTTGAAAATTCGGGTAGTCTCGGTACCTTCCGAAGGACTTTTCCGCAACCAGGATAAAACTTATCAGGAAGAAGTGATTCCTGCGGACATTCCAAAATTCGGTATGACAGCCGGATTGCCGGTTACCCTGAAGAGACTTGTTGGTGATGACGGCGCTGTTTGGGGCCTCAACTCCTTTGGATTCTCTGCACCTTATACTGTGCTTGATGAAGAATTGGGATTCAACGGCGAAAACGTATACAAACAAGTAAAAGCATTTCTTGGAAAATAA
- a CDS encoding SGNH/GDSL hydrolase family protein produces MKRTDRREFLKQTAISAGALAAIPGIIAASAKSADAQVETEILSEVFLKKNDVILFQGDSITDAGRDKKDQQPNDPWGFGPGYVFLAASRLLDHFAKKHLTIYNRGISGNKVFQLADRWAPDCLELNPKLLSILIGVNDYWHMHDGKYDGTIAVYENDYRALLKRTKAAMPDVKLAIGEPFAVLGCSAVDNTWFPAFNAYREVARKLAQEFDAILIPYQSVFDEASKQVDPTYWTADGVHPTVAGCHLMAAAWLKSVFGME; encoded by the coding sequence ATGAAAAGAACCGATCGCCGCGAATTTTTGAAACAAACGGCCATAAGTGCCGGAGCCCTGGCTGCCATCCCCGGAATTATTGCGGCTAGCGCGAAATCTGCTGATGCACAGGTGGAAACTGAAATATTATCTGAAGTTTTCCTGAAAAAAAATGATGTGATTCTTTTTCAGGGAGACTCCATTACAGATGCCGGACGCGATAAGAAAGATCAACAACCGAATGATCCCTGGGGCTTTGGTCCCGGTTATGTTTTTCTGGCTGCATCGCGCCTGCTCGATCACTTCGCCAAAAAACATCTGACCATTTACAACCGCGGTATTAGCGGAAACAAAGTTTTTCAATTGGCCGATCGTTGGGCGCCCGATTGTTTGGAGTTGAATCCGAAACTGCTTTCTATCCTGATTGGCGTGAATGATTACTGGCACATGCATGACGGCAAATATGACGGTACTATTGCTGTGTATGAAAATGATTACCGTGCGCTGCTAAAGCGCACAAAAGCTGCTATGCCCGATGTGAAGTTAGCGATTGGTGAGCCTTTTGCTGTTTTGGGTTGCAGTGCTGTGGATAACACGTGGTTTCCTGCATTTAATGCCTACCGGGAAGTTGCCCGTAAACTGGCCCAAGAGTTCGACGCGATATTAATTCCATATCAATCGGTTTTTGATGAAGCATCGAAACAGGTGGACCCGACTTACTGGACCGCGGATGGTGTTCATCCCACGGTGGCGGGATGTCATCTGATGGCTGCAGCCTGGTTGAAATCGGTCTTTGGAATGGAATAA
- a CDS encoding AAA family ATPase: MVYVLTGGPGFGKTVIAEELALEGYQIGSETARVLIDEQLKKGGEILPWRNSRKFERRVMEARIRFLEQVPDKEIAFADRGLPDQVAFSLYKGKQVSGPLAVAVKNHRYAETVFITPPWREIYTEDEIRKETFEAACRIHEWIVTAYREAGYRLVEIPKGTVGERVKFITDFVSSTI; this comes from the coding sequence ATGGTATATGTTTTGACTGGTGGTCCCGGATTTGGTAAAACCGTAATTGCGGAGGAGCTTGCGTTGGAAGGATACCAAATTGGTTCCGAAACCGCACGTGTATTGATTGACGAGCAATTGAAAAAAGGGGGCGAGATTTTACCCTGGCGGAATTCCCGCAAATTCGAACGCCGGGTGATGGAGGCGCGCATCCGTTTTTTAGAGCAGGTTCCTGATAAAGAGATTGCTTTCGCCGATCGCGGATTGCCGGATCAGGTCGCCTTTTCACTTTATAAGGGAAAACAGGTTTCAGGGCCATTAGCTGTAGCAGTAAAGAACCATCGGTATGCCGAAACTGTTTTCATTACTCCTCCGTGGCGTGAGATATACACTGAAGATGAAATCAGGAAGGAAACGTTTGAAGCGGCTTGCCGAATTCATGAATGGATTGTAACGGCCTACCGGGAAGCAGGATACCGTTTGGTGGAAATCCCGAAAGGTACTGTTGGCGAGCGGGTGAAGTTTATTACGGATTTTGTTTCATCGACCATTTGA
- a CDS encoding FprA family A-type flavoprotein has protein sequence MEDNFMHQVKLADEIYYVGVNDRKTRLFENYWPLPHGMAYNSYLIVDEEVALMDTVERTFIDEYLSNIKNILGDRKVDYLVINHMEPDHSGAIRSIVAEYPDITLVGNKKTFPMLENFYQIKENTLEVGDGDELPLGKNTLEFYTIPMVHWPETMVSFEKANGILFSADAFGAFGTLDGGIFDDELNLSFYEEEMMRYFTNIVGKYSPHTQRAMKKLSGLDIKMIAALHGPIWRSHTDFVLSRYDKWSSYQTEEGVVIVYGSMYGNTEKMADVIARQLAVRGVKNIRVYDASKTHPSYIISDIFKYKGFIVGSAAYNNEMFPSVEALVTKIEHMGIKEHLLGVFGSFSWNGGGVKNLMKFAGNIKWDVVYEPVEEKGALKADKFRMCIDLANAMADRLKAE, from the coding sequence TTGGAGGACAATTTTATGCATCAGGTAAAACTTGCAGATGAAATTTATTATGTAGGAGTAAACGACCGGAAAACACGTCTTTTCGAAAATTATTGGCCGCTTCCGCATGGAATGGCTTATAATTCGTATCTCATTGTGGACGAGGAGGTCGCGTTAATGGACACTGTTGAGCGTACGTTCATCGACGAATATCTTTCGAATATTAAAAATATACTGGGTGACAGGAAGGTTGACTACCTGGTTATTAACCATATGGAACCTGATCATTCCGGCGCAATCCGCAGTATTGTTGCCGAATATCCTGATATCACCCTCGTCGGGAACAAGAAGACTTTCCCGATGCTGGAAAACTTTTACCAGATTAAGGAAAATACCTTGGAAGTAGGCGATGGTGATGAACTTCCGTTAGGAAAAAATACCCTTGAGTTTTATACCATCCCGATGGTACACTGGCCCGAAACGATGGTTAGTTTCGAAAAGGCTAACGGTATTCTTTTCTCTGCCGATGCTTTTGGTGCCTTTGGAACGCTAGATGGCGGAATTTTCGATGATGAGCTGAACCTCAGTTTCTACGAAGAGGAAATGATGCGCTACTTTACCAATATTGTCGGAAAGTACAGTCCGCATACGCAACGTGCGATGAAGAAGCTGAGCGGTTTGGACATTAAAATGATTGCCGCACTTCATGGTCCAATCTGGCGTTCACATACCGATTTTGTGCTTTCGCGGTACGATAAATGGAGCAGTTACCAAACGGAAGAAGGTGTCGTGATTGTATACGGCAGCATGTATGGTAACACCGAAAAAATGGCCGATGTAATTGCCCGTCAACTAGCCGTTCGGGGGGTAAAAAATATTCGTGTTTACGATGCCTCGAAAACGCATCCGTCATACATCATCAGCGATATTTTCAAATACAAGGGATTTATCGTGGGAAGCGCCGCTTATAACAACGAAATGTTCCCAAGTGTCGAAGCGCTGGTGACCAAGATTGAGCACATGGGTATTAAAGAGCACCTGTTGGGTGTTTTTGGCTCGTTTTCGTGGAACGGTGGCGGTGTGAAAAACCTGATGAAATTTGCCGGGAACATTAAATGGGATGTGGTTTATGAGCCGGTGGAAGAAAAAGGGGCTTTAAAAGCAGACAAATTCCGGATGTGTATTGATTTGGCGAATGCCATGGCTGACCGCTTGAAAGCAGAGTAA
- the mltG gene encoding endolytic transglycosylase MltG, whose amino-acid sequence MKWGIRLNLLFLPTVKRLSMGIERRNRLMVFPRVGKWVIILVSVGFIAAGIRAFQLYGYIFENNVKHTGFVYIPDDATYNQVIDSLKAGDFLANYKSIKWVANKKKYPDLIKPGAYKLEKNWSNNKLIDVLRSGAQAPIKVTFNNIRFRKDLAARLSHYLEADSTAFLKELTDTAVARKYGFTYASFPAMFIPNTYEFYWTTTPVEFVDRIKQEFDRFWTDERKKKAEAAGLTPVQATTLASIVQEETVKPDEMHKIAGVYINRLKRGWRLQADPTVKFAVGDFSIKRILNQHLEIESPYNTYKYKGLPPGPINFPNPKSIEAVLNYEKSNYLYFCAKEDFSGYHNFSRTLREHNRNAARYQRALNKNRIFK is encoded by the coding sequence ATGAAATGGGGAATTCGACTGAATTTACTATTTTTACCCACCGTAAAAAGACTAAGTATGGGAATTGAGCGCAGAAATAGGCTAATGGTGTTCCCTCGCGTGGGAAAATGGGTCATTATATTAGTTAGCGTTGGATTTATTGCGGCAGGCATTCGTGCTTTTCAGCTGTATGGGTATATTTTCGAGAATAATGTGAAACACACGGGCTTTGTTTACATTCCCGATGATGCGACTTATAATCAAGTGATTGACTCGCTGAAGGCTGGTGATTTTTTGGCCAACTACAAGTCCATAAAATGGGTAGCCAATAAAAAGAAGTATCCGGATTTAATCAAACCGGGGGCGTACAAACTTGAAAAGAACTGGAGCAACAACAAACTGATTGATGTTTTACGATCCGGCGCTCAGGCCCCGATCAAAGTAACCTTCAACAACATTCGATTCAGGAAAGATTTAGCGGCCCGCTTGTCGCATTATCTCGAAGCTGATTCTACTGCTTTTCTGAAAGAGCTAACCGATACCGCTGTGGCCAGGAAATATGGTTTCACATATGCCTCATTCCCGGCCATGTTTATTCCCAATACCTACGAGTTTTACTGGACCACTACACCCGTAGAGTTTGTGGACCGGATAAAACAAGAGTTCGACCGCTTCTGGACTGATGAACGGAAAAAGAAAGCTGAAGCGGCAGGCCTGACCCCCGTTCAGGCAACAACATTAGCATCTATCGTTCAGGAGGAAACGGTTAAACCGGATGAGATGCATAAAATTGCCGGCGTTTATATCAACCGATTGAAACGTGGATGGCGGTTACAAGCCGACCCGACCGTTAAATTTGCCGTCGGAGATTTTAGTATTAAGCGCATTCTCAATCAACACCTCGAAATTGAATCGCCATACAACACATACAAATACAAAGGATTGCCTCCCGGCCCCATTAATTTCCCGAATCCCAAAAGCATTGAAGCGGTACTGAACTACGAGAAAAGTAACTATCTCTATTTCTGTGCGAAGGAAGATTTTTCGGGTTACCACAATTTCTCCAGGACCTTGCGGGAACACAACCGGAATGCAGCACGTTACCAACGGGCGCTGAACAAAAACCGCATCTTCAAATAA
- the murB gene encoding UDP-N-acetylmuramate dehydrogenase — protein sequence MFILYHDYSLLERNTFGIDVKAKSFLSFSDAEGLIQFYQSNPEYRNVEHLIVGQGSNLLFLHDVDELVLSSDVFGIGVLKEDKESVWIEAGAGIDWDEFVAFCVGNGWGGVENLSLIPGKVGAAPVQNIGAYGVEVGPVIREVHGVDLQTLQEKTFTREMCQFSYRNSIFKQKWKGHFVVTSVVFELNKKPAFQLDYGDVAVEVERLGKVSLSNIRRAVIAIREQKLPDPETIGNAGSFFKNPVMEEEKTHTLKAKYPDIPLYPAGAGKVKIAAAWLIEHAGWKGKRTGRAGVHDRQALVLVNHGGATGQEIFDLSEQIRNDVEKKFAIQLEREVNVIG from the coding sequence ATGTTTATCCTCTACCATGATTATTCCCTGTTAGAACGGAACACATTTGGCATCGATGTCAAAGCTAAATCTTTTCTTTCTTTTTCGGATGCCGAAGGATTGATTCAGTTTTATCAATCAAATCCAGAATACCGGAATGTGGAGCATCTTATTGTTGGGCAAGGAAGCAATTTGCTTTTTCTGCACGATGTTGATGAGTTGGTGTTGTCTTCGGACGTTTTTGGAATTGGGGTTTTGAAAGAAGACAAGGAATCGGTTTGGATAGAGGCTGGAGCCGGCATCGATTGGGATGAGTTTGTTGCATTCTGTGTGGGAAATGGCTGGGGAGGAGTTGAAAATCTTTCGCTGATTCCTGGTAAGGTAGGAGCAGCTCCGGTTCAGAATATTGGCGCATATGGCGTGGAAGTTGGTCCTGTTATCCGGGAGGTTCATGGCGTTGATCTGCAAACACTGCAGGAGAAAACGTTTACCCGTGAGATGTGTCAGTTTTCCTACCGGAACAGTATTTTTAAACAAAAGTGGAAAGGACACTTTGTCGTTACGTCGGTGGTGTTTGAATTGAATAAGAAGCCAGCGTTTCAACTCGATTATGGTGATGTGGCAGTTGAAGTGGAACGTTTGGGAAAAGTTTCACTCTCCAACATTCGAAGAGCGGTAATTGCCATCCGTGAACAAAAGTTACCCGACCCGGAAACAATTGGAAACGCCGGTAGTTTCTTCAAAAATCCGGTGATGGAGGAAGAAAAAACCCATACGTTAAAAGCAAAATATCCGGATATCCCGCTCTATCCGGCTGGCGCCGGAAAAGTGAAAATTGCGGCAGCCTGGTTGATTGAACATGCCGGCTGGAAGGGAAAGCGTACCGGTAGGGCCGGCGTACACGATCGCCAGGCGCTTGTGCTGGTTAATCACGGCGGTGCCACAGGACAAGAAATCTTCGATTTGTCCGAACAAATTCGTAACGATGTGGAAAAAAAGTTTGCAATTCAGCTCGAACGCGAGGTGAATGTAATCGGTTAA
- a CDS encoding glycosyltransferase, with amino-acid sequence MRKILLAVTNDLVTDHRVHKVASSLQKMGFEVTLLGRRFRKSGSLSRPYQTRRFRLLFNKGPLFYAIFNIRLFFHIVFGKYDVLVANDLDTLPGITVAASLRKLPVIYDSHELFTEVPEVIKRPWVQGVWRRLEKLSVPHVHSAYTVSQSISECLSSVYRKEFTVIRNMPRFSPVTYIPGDRQMDFGDQQIILYQGALNMGRGLEMMVQAMKYIPKSILLLAGDGDKKEELQELVIRENLGGEVIFLGRLSLSELHFLTPQADLGISLEEDLGLSYHFVLPNKLFDYIHAGIPVLVSDLPEMRRLVENYNVGEILKERTPKAVAQQINELFSAKEHRRILEENASLASRELCWENEEKKLAAIYAPFLEESGQPVAE; translated from the coding sequence GTGCGAAAAATACTCCTGGCAGTAACAAACGATCTCGTCACCGATCACCGTGTACATAAAGTCGCCTCATCTTTGCAAAAGATGGGCTTCGAAGTTACACTTTTGGGAAGACGCTTCCGGAAAAGCGGGTCCTTGTCCCGACCTTACCAAACCCGTCGGTTCCGCTTGCTTTTCAATAAAGGGCCGCTCTTTTACGCAATTTTCAATATCCGGCTCTTTTTTCACATCGTTTTCGGGAAATACGACGTTTTGGTCGCCAACGATTTGGATACCCTTCCGGGAATAACTGTAGCGGCCAGTTTGCGTAAGTTACCTGTAATTTATGACAGTCATGAACTTTTCACCGAAGTTCCTGAAGTGATTAAGCGCCCGTGGGTACAAGGCGTGTGGCGACGGCTGGAAAAACTTTCGGTGCCCCATGTTCATTCCGCGTACACGGTAAGCCAGTCCATTTCCGAGTGCCTTTCGTCCGTTTACCGGAAAGAATTTACCGTTATCCGGAATATGCCCCGATTTTCTCCGGTAACCTATATTCCGGGCGACCGACAGATGGATTTCGGCGATCAGCAAATCATTCTTTACCAGGGAGCATTGAATATGGGACGTGGTTTGGAGATGATGGTTCAGGCCATGAAGTATATCCCCAAAAGTATTTTATTGCTGGCCGGCGACGGTGACAAAAAAGAGGAACTACAGGAACTGGTCATCAGGGAAAATCTGGGAGGCGAAGTGATCTTCCTCGGAAGATTATCACTTTCTGAACTACACTTCCTGACACCACAGGCCGATTTAGGAATCTCGCTGGAAGAAGATCTGGGATTAAGTTATCACTTTGTGCTGCCCAATAAGCTTTTCGATTACATCCACGCCGGCATTCCGGTACTTGTTTCCGATTTGCCGGAAATGCGCCGTCTGGTGGAGAATTACAACGTGGGTGAAATACTAAAAGAGCGGACACCCAAAGCGGTAGCCCAACAAATCAACGAATTATTCTCGGCAAAAGAACACCGTAGAATATTGGAAGAGAATGCATCGCTGGCATCACGGGAATTGTGTTGGGAAAACGAAGAGAAAAAACTGGCGGCCATTTATGCGCCATTCCTCGAAGAATCAGGACAGCCCGTCGCTGAGTAA
- a CDS encoding cell division ATP-binding protein FtsE → MEAIIELKGADIYQRENLILKDVNFQVEKGEFLYIIGKVGSGKSSLLKTFYVELPLIVGEGEVVGYQLQSIKRKNVPFLRRKLGIVFQDFQLLIDRSVYKNLEFVLKATGWKQERAIKDRIREVLEIVDMPHSGSKMPHQLSGGEQQRIVIARALLNNPEVILADEPTGNLDPETSEALLNVLKGINQEGKTVIIATHDYPLIRKFPARKLACEDGTVREVGEEEETIDFESLLSDGLS, encoded by the coding sequence GTGGAAGCAATCATTGAACTGAAAGGTGCAGATATTTATCAACGTGAGAATCTCATACTGAAAGATGTTAATTTTCAGGTGGAAAAGGGCGAATTCCTGTATATTATCGGGAAAGTGGGAAGTGGCAAATCCAGCCTTCTGAAAACTTTTTATGTCGAATTGCCTCTGATTGTGGGAGAGGGTGAGGTTGTCGGGTACCAGTTGCAGTCCATAAAACGGAAAAATGTTCCCTTTCTTCGCAGGAAACTGGGAATTGTTTTTCAGGATTTTCAGTTATTGATTGACCGTAGCGTATATAAAAACCTGGAATTTGTGCTGAAGGCAACCGGTTGGAAACAGGAGCGGGCTATTAAGGATCGTATCCGGGAAGTGCTGGAGATTGTCGATATGCCCCATTCGGGCTCAAAAATGCCGCATCAGTTGTCAGGGGGCGAGCAGCAACGCATTGTTATTGCACGGGCTTTACTAAATAATCCGGAAGTTATTCTGGCCGACGAGCCTACCGGAAATCTGGATCCGGAAACTTCGGAAGCGCTTCTGAACGTTTTGAAAGGGATTAATCAGGAAGGAAAAACCGTCATCATTGCTACTCACGACTATCCGTTGATCAGGAAATTCCCGGCAAGGAAATTAGCCTGCGAAGATGGTACTGTTCGGGAAGTAGGCGAAGAAGAGGAAACGATTGATTTCGAATCGTTACTCAGCGACGGGCTGTCCTGA